From Microbacterium sp. CGR2:
CTCGGTGCCGATGCTGGCTGCCAGGCCGTGCTCGTCGGTGACCATCTCGCTCATCAACCGGAGCAGCGTCACCTGCTCTTCGATCGCCTCGAGCAGAGGATGGATGCTGCCACGGAAGTCTTGTTCGCGGCGGGCGAGCGTCGCCGCCCCCGCCATCACGAGCCGCTCCTGGCGGAACTCGCCGAGTTCTTCTTCGACGACGGCGGCGAGGGCATGCAGTGCTGCGTCGTCGGGCCGTTCCTCGGTCGTGCCACGGAGGTTCTGCAGGCGCTCCGCCGCATCACTCACGGCCTGACCGGTGATCAGGGCGGAAAGGCGCGCCCGCAGCATCATGGTCTCGGCCTCGTCGACATCGACGGGCAGGGCGGCCATCCGCTGGGAGACGCCGCCCGCATCGGTGACGAGCACGATCAGCATGCGATTGGGAGCGAGCGCCACCAGCTCGAGATGCGTGATGTGCGCGCGTGCGAACGACGGGTACTGCGCCAGCGCGACCTGGCCGGTCAGCTGGGTCAACACCCGCACCGTGCGGATCATGAGGTCGTCGAGGTCGGTCGGTGCGGTGAGGAACGACTCGATCGCGGTGCGCTGCGCGACGCTGAGCGGGCGCAGTTGCGCCAGATGATTGACGAAGACGCGATAGCCCTTGTCGGTGGGCACGCGGCCCGACGACGTATGCGGAGCCGCGATGAGTTCCTCGTCTTCGAGGAGAGCCATGTCGTTGCGGATGGTGGCCGCGGACACCCCGAACGAGTAGCGATCGACGATCGAGCGGCTGCCGACCGGCTCGTGAGTTTCGACGTAGTCCTGCACGATCGCGCGGAGAACCTGGAGCCCTCGTTCTGAGACCATCACCTTCTCCTCTCGCCGGCACTCGGACACTCGTTGGCACTCTGATGTTCCGAGTGCCAATCCTACTCCTCAGAGCCGACGAGACGCTGAGTCAATCGGTCAGTTCCCGGACGACGGCGTCAGCCAGGAGGCGCCCGCGGAGCGTGAGCTGGATGCGGCCTCCGATGGCGGCGGTGGGATCGACGAGTCCGTCGGCGATGAGCCCGGCGACCCTGGTTCGATTGGCGAGCGGAATCGTGTCGATCGAGATGCCCTCTCGAATGCGGCTGAGCAGCAGGATGCGCTCCAGCAGACGGGATTCGTCGTCGGGCCGCTCGATGCCGGCAGCGGGAGATTCGGATGCTGCGAGCCGCTGCGCGTAGGCCGCGGGGTGCTTCACATTCCACCAGCGAAGACCGGCCACATGGCTATGGGCGCCCGGGCCGAATCCCCACCAGTCACTCCCCCGCCAGTATGCGAGGTTGTGCCGTGAGCGATTCTCCTCCGACGTGCCGGAGGCCGGCGACCGACGTGCCCAGTTGCTCACCTCGTACCAGTCGAACCCGGCGGCAGCGAGGCGCGCATCGGCGAGCTCGTACATGTCCGCCTGCAGATCGTCGTCGGGCGTCGGTACCTCGCCGCGTCGAATCTGCCTGGCGAGCTTGGTGCCGTCCTCGATGATCAGTGCGTACGCGGAGATGTGCTCGGAGTCGAGTTCCAGCGCGGCGTCGAGCGATGCTTCCCAGTCCGAGAGGGATTCACCGGGGGCACCGTAGATGAGGTCGACGCTGACCGCGAGGCCCGCGGCCTTCGCTGCGGCGACGGCCGTGCGCACGTTGTCCGGTTGGTGCGTCCGGTCGAGCGCCGCGAGGACGTGCGGCACGGCGGACTGCATGCCGATCGACAGACGCGTCACGCCGGCGTCGGCGAGGGTGCGCGCGACCTCGGGCGTCACCGTGTCGGGGTTGGCTTCGACGGTGATCTCGGCGTCGGCGGCCAAGCCGAAGGCGGATGCTGCGGCGCCGAGCATCCTCGCCAGGTCGCCCGCCGGAAGCAGTGTGGGCGTTCCGCCTCCGAAGAAGACGGTGTCCATCGGCCGGAGCGCGTCGGCCTCCGCGAGCACTCGGCGCGCCATCTCGATCTCGGCGATGAGCGTCGAGGCGTAGTCTTCCTGCTTCGCGCCGCGCAGCTCACTCGACGTGTACGTGTTGAAATCGCAGTACCCGCAGCGCACACGGCAGAAGGGCACGTGAAGGTAAGCCGAGAACGGCACCGCGCGGTCGATCGGGAGGTCGGCGGGCAGTCGGCCGTCGGGCGGCGCAGGGTCGCCGAGCGGGAGGGGTCCCGCCATCAGAGCATGCTCGTCATCAGACCGGAGTGGCGTACAGCGGAGAGATCGCCCGCAGATAACGGGCGAAGAGTTCGCGCCGACGGCGCTTGACCAGCACCGGCAGCACCCGGTAGAGAAGCGAATTCGGCCGATCGAAGGCACGAACGGTGAACCACACCTCGTCAGTGTCTTCGCGCCACTCGACGTCGAAGGACTCCTCGCCGCTGACCACCGAGCCGCCGACGGTGCCGAGGACGAACCCGATCCGCCGAGTCTCCTCGGTGACCGAGATCACCCGTAGCTCCGAATCGGCACGCATGCCGCCGACGCGTCCTTTGAGGTGCAGGGTCATGCCCGCGCCGACGAAAGGCGTTCCCTCGGCGTCGTAGCGCGGCTCGACGTCACGCTTGCTCGGAGCGATCGGGTTGCCCTCGGCATCGAAGCTCACACCGGCGTAGGCCGGGCCGGGAGCAGGCCGAAGGTCGTCGACCGAGAGACCGGCGGCACGCTGCGCCGTCCACGAGAGAAGCGCCTCACCGGCGGTCTGGAAGCGCTCGGCGCCGCTGCCGATACGCCAGGATTCCTCCGCCGGGATGCTGCGCTCCGGCGGGTAGTGCATCAGGTCGGGGGCGTGGGTCGCACCCACGGCCGCATAGTCCACCGTGTCGTCTCGGAAAGTCCCGCGCCGCATGAGTTCAGCCTACTTCCGGTTGCCTGAGCGATCACACCCACCCGCTGCACGACGTCTCCCGACGCGGTCGTCTGCGGGATGGAGCGGTGACGCTACTTCTTGTCTTTGCCGTCGACGTCGCCGGAGAGCGCCGCGATGAACGCCTCCTGGGGCACCTCGACGCGACCGACCATCTTCATGCGCTTCTTGCCCTCCTTCTGCTTCTCGAGGAGCTTGCGCTTACGGGTGATGTCGCCGCCGTAGCACTTGGCGAGCACATCCTTGCGGATCGCGCGGATGGTCTCGCGGGCGATGATGCGCGCGCCGATGGCTGCCTGGATCGGCACTTCGAACTGCTGACGCGGGATGAGCTTGCGCAGGCGCTCGGCCATCATCGTCCCGTAGGCGTAGGCCTTCTCGCGATGCACGATCGAGCTGAAGGCGTCGACCTTCTCTCCCTGCAGGAGGATGTCGACCTTGACGAGGTCGGCTTCCTGCTGGCCGGACGGCTCGTAATCGAGCGAGGCGTAGCCCTGGGTCTTCGACTTGAGCTGGTCGAAGAAGTCGAAGACGATCTCGCCGAGCGGCATGTTGTAGCGCAGCTCGACCCGCTCCTCGGAGAAGTACTCCATCCCCAGCAGCGTTCCGCGGCGGGTCTGGCACAGCTCCATGACGGTGCCGACGTAGTCCTTCGGCAGCAGGATCGCGGCTTTGACCATCGGCTCGGACACCGACCCGATACGCCCGTCGGGGTACTCGCTCGGGTTCGTCACGGTGACGGTCTCGCCGGTGTCGGACGTGAGGACCTCGTAGATCACGCTCGGAGCGGTGGTGATGAGGTCGAGACCGAACTCGCGTTCGAGGCGCTCCGTGATGATCTCCAGATGCAGGAGTCCGAGGAATCCGCAGCGGAAGCCGAATCCGAGAGCGACGGAGGTCTCCGGCTCGTACGCCAACGATGCGTCCGAGAGCTTGAGCTTGTCGAGCGCCTCGCGAAGCTCGCCGTAGTCGCTTCCGTCGATCGGATAGAGGCCGGAGAAGACCATCGGCTTCGGATCCGTGTAGCCGGGAAGCGGCTGATCCGAAGGCTTGCGCGCGGTGGTGACGGTGTCACCGACCTTCGACAGGCGCACGTCCTTCACGCCGGTGATCAGATATCCGACCTCGCCGACACCGAGACCCTTGGACGGCGATGGTTCGGGGCTGGAGACTCCGACCTCGAGCGCCTCGTGATTCGCGCCGGTCGACATCATCTGGATGCGCTCGCGCGGCGACAGACTGCCGTCCACCATGCGCACGTAGGTGATCACGCCCCGGTAGGCGTCGTAGACGGAGTCGAAGATCATCGCGCGGGCCGGAGCGTCTGCGTCGCCGACGGGGGCGGGGATCTCCTGGACGATCCGATCGAGGAGCTCTTCGACGCCGACGCCGGTCTTGCCGGACACGCGCAGGACGTCCTCCGGCTTGCCGCCGATGAGGGATGCCAGCTCCTTCGCGTACTTCTCCGGGTCGGCCGCCGGGAGGTCGATCTTGTTGAGCACCGGGATGATGTTCAGGTCGTTCTCGAGAGCGAGGTAGAGGTTCGCGAGAGTCTGCGCCTCGATCCCCTGCGCCGCGTCGACCAGCAGGATCGCGCCCTCGCACGCGGCGAGCGACCGAGAGACTTCGTACGTGAAGTCGACGTGACCCGGGGTGTCGATCATGTTGAGCGCGAACGTCTCGCCGTCGATCTGCCACGGCATCCGCACCGCCTGGCTCTTGATGGTGATGCCGCGCTCGCGTTCGATGTCCATGCGGTCGAGGTACTGCGCCCGCATGTCGCGGTCGGAGACCACACCGGTGATCTGGAGCATCCGGTCGGCGAGAGTCGACTTGCCGTGATCGATGTGGGCGATGATGCAGAAGTTGCGAATCTGCGCAGCCGGCGTCGAGGCAGGCTGAAGAGGTGTGAGGGCGCGTGGTGACATGTCCCGTTGATTCTACGGTCAGGGACGATGATTCCCGATTCCGCGCGAGCGGTGATAGTCTCCCGAAGTTGTCCAAGCGGAATATCGGCATACCGGGTGGGTGGCGAAAAGCTTCGGTGAATCCCGGTCTCAGGCGTATACAAACGGGTACACACTGTGGTTAAGTGACTACACGGCTCACAGAAGCGCCGGCGGATCCCGAGCGCGACTGTAAAGAGAAAGACTCATCACTTTGATCAAGTATCTCGTGCGCCGAGCACTCGGCTGGCTGCTCATGATCGTGGTCGCGACGAACGTGACCTACTTCCTTGCCTGGGCCTTCCTCGATCCTCGAAGCAACTATGTCGGGCGTCGCCCGCCGCTGTCGCCGGACGAGATCACACAGACCCTGGAGCCGCTGGGGCTCAGCGACACGGTTCCGCTCGCCGTGCGGTGGTGGGATTGGTTCAGCGGCATCATCTTCCGATGGGACTGGGGAAAGAGCCCGGTCGGTCAGTCGGTGAACGAACAGATCGCCTACCGGATGTGGATCTCCGGCGAATTGGTCCTCGGCGCGACTGTCATCGGTGCCGCCCTCGGCATCGCACTCGGCGTGTACACGGCCTCTCGCCAGTACAAAGTCGCCGACCGCATCGGCCAGGCGACCTCGATCATCACCATGAACATCCCGATCGTGGTGGCGGCGCTCGGGATCGTGCTGCTCGCCATCGCCTTCAACGACTGGCTCGGCGTCCGCGTCTTCTACGTCACCGGAGCCGGCGGCAGAGATATCGACGGGTTCTTCCCCTACATCATCGACAAACTGCAGCACCTCACCTTGCCGACCTTGGCTATGGTCATCACCGGCTATGCGAACTACCACCTGCTGCAGCGATCGCTCCTCCTCGACAACATCAAGGCCGATTATGTGCGCACAGCGCGCGCCAAGGGCCTCACCAAGCAGCAGGCTATCCGCAAGCACGCCCTGCGGCCGTCGCTGATCCCCGTGGCGACGCAACTCGCGTTCACGATTCCTACCGTGTTCACCGGGGCGATCCTCACCGAGACCATCTTCGGTTGGAACGGCATGGGGAAGTACTTCGTCGACACGATCAACAAGAACGACATCCACGGCGTCGTAGCGATCGCCGCCTTCGGCGCGGTCCTCACCGCGATCGGTGCCATCCTCTCAGATGCCGCCGTCGTCGTGCTCGATCCGCGAGTGAGAGTGAGCTGACATGAGCACGGAAATGATCGATCCCACCGTTCACCCCACGGACATGCCCGACGCACCGATCGTGGCACGGCGCAAACGGATGTCGGTGTTCGCGCTGTACTCGCGCCGGTTCATGCGCAACCGACCAGCCGTGGTCGGCGTCGTCATCTTCATCGCGCTCGTGCTGTTCTCGATCGTCGGTCCACTCATCGCCCGGTACGACCACATCACCCTCGACTTCCTGAACCTCGGCACGCCGCCGTCGGCGGACCACTGGTTCGGTACCACCCCCGCGGGGAACGACCTGTTCGCGCAAGTGGCCATCGGGTTGCAGCGCTCTCTCATGATCGCCCTCACCGTTTCCATCGGCACCACAGTGATATCGGCGGTCGTGGGCACGTCGGCCGCCTACTTCGGCGGATTCGTCGAACGATCCACTCTGCTCGTCATCCACTTCCTGATGGTGATCCCGACGTTCCTCATTCTGGCGCTGGTCTCCGACAGCGCGGGAGGAGACTGGCGGGTCATCGCGCTAGCGCTGATCTTCGTCGGTTGGTTCTTCCAAGCTCGCGTCATCTGGACCATGGCCCTGTCGCTGAGAGAACGCGAGTACGTCCATGCCGCTCGCTACATGGGCGTGCGCGGCATGAAGATCGTGATGCGTCATCTCCTGCCGAACATCGGCTCCCTGCTGGTGATCAACTTCACCCTCGGCGTCGTTGCCGCAGTCATCACGGAGACCGGGCTCTCCTTCATCGGCTTCGGCGTGAAGATTCCGGACGTCTCCCTCGGTTCGCTGATCGGCAACGGCGCGAACACCATCACGAGCGCGCCATGGATCTTCTACTTTCCGGCGACTGCCCTCACACTTCTCACCGTCTCGATGGCGCTGGTCGCGGACGGCTTGCGCGACGCACTCGATCCCACCTCGGCGGCTGGAGGCCGCGCATGACCATCACGCCTACATCAACCGTTCTCTCTGTCCGCGACCTGCACGTCAGCTTCCCCTCAGAGGCCGGACGCGTCGATGCCGTCCGGGGAGTGTCCTTCGACCTCGAAGCGGGAAAGACGCTCGGCATCGTCGGTGAGTCGGGTTCAGGAAAGTCAGTCACGTCGCTCGCGATCATGGGGCTGCTCGACGACAACGCCAAGATCAGCGGCTCGATCGTGTTCGACGGACAGGAACTGCTGGGCAAGACCGACAAACAGATGTCGATGATCCGTGGCAATGGCATGACGATGGTCTTCCAAGACCCGCTGACGTCGTTGACGCCGGTGTTCACGATCGGCGATCAGCTGATCGAAGCGCTGACCGTGCACCGCAAGCTGTCGAAGCGCGAGTCGTGGGAACGCTCCGTCGAGTTGCTCTCGGTCGTCGGCATCCCCGAGCCCCAGAAGCGGATGAAGTCTTTTCCGCATGAATTCTCCGGGGGCATGCGCCAACGTGTGGTTATCGCGATCGCTATGGCGAACAACCCGAAGCTGATCATCTGCGACGAGCCGACCACCGCACTCGATGTGACCATCCAGGCGCAGATCCTCGATCTGATCGAGAAGGCGCAGACGGAGACGGGCGCCGCCGTCATCATGATCACCCACGATATGGGCGTGGTCGCGCGCACGGCCGACGACGTCATCGTGATGTACGCCGGGAAACCGGTCGAGCACGCCGAATCTCGCGAGCTCTTCCATCGGCCGCGCATGCCGTATGCGATCGGCCTGCTCGGGGCTATCCCCCGCATCGACAAGACAGAGAAGGAGCCCCTGGTCCCGATCAAGGGCAACCCACCCCTGCTCATCGGTCTTGCCGATGCCTGCCCGTTCGCAGACCGCTGTCCGATCGTGCTGGACGCCTGTCGTGCCAAGGAGCCCGAGCTCCTGCCCGTTGTGACAGGCACGTCTGCTCCCCACAGCGCCGCCTGCATCCGATCACACGAGATCGAGGGCGCCGGAATGATCGGCGGCCTTCCCGTGTACCCGGTGCCCCGCGTCCCGGAGAGCGAATTGACGCGCACGCCGCGGGAGCAGCGACCGGCGACGCTCGAAGTACGCAACATGAACAAGACCTTCGCTTTGATGAAGGGGGCCGTGTTCAAGCGGAAGGTCGGGGAGGTGCATGCCGTCAAGGGCATCAGCTTCGACGTGCGAGAGGGCGAGACGATGGCCATCGTCGGCGAGTCGGGATCCGGAAAGACGACGACGCTCCTGCAGATCATGGATTTCGCCCCACAGGACGACGGCGACATCGTGATCGCTGGGACCAGCGTGAGCGACCTCAAAGGCGGTCGCCAGGAGCGCGCGCTCCGGCGCGACATCCAGATCGTGTTCCAGGACCCCATGGCAGCGCTCGACCCGCGTATGACCGTCGCCGACATCATCGCCGAACCGATGATCGCCATCGGGATGTCACGCGCCGAGTCGCACGTGCGGGTTCAAGAGCTCATGGACCTGGTCGGGCTCAACCCCGCCCATCTCGACCGCTTTCCCAGCGCCTTCTCCGGGGGTCAGCGACAGCGCATCGGTATCGCGCGAGCTCTTTCGACGAACCCGAAGGTAGTGGTGCTCGACGAGCCTGTCTCGGCACTGGACGTGTCGATCCAAGCCGGCATCATCAATCTGCTCGACGAGCTCAAGGTCAAGCTGGGGCTGTCGTACCTGTTCGTAGCGCATGACCTGTCCGTGGTCAGGCACATCGCAGACCGCGTCGCAGTGATGTACCTGGGCGAGTTCGTCGAGCATGGCGACGTCAATGACGTGTTCGACTCGCCGCAGCATCCCTACACGCGGGCGCTACTCTCGGCGATCCCCGTTCCCGACCCTGACATTGAGCGGACGCGCCATCGCGTCGTCTTCGACGCGGAGACCATGACAACTCGGCCGGTCGCGTCCTGAGCGTCCGGTCACCGTCGGATAACGGTTAGGCGATATTCACTCGACCACGGGTCATTTCGGTTCAAAGCGAACTAGCCTCCCCTGTATCAATACGCCGAAAGGCGAAAGGAGCACCATGAAAGTCACCAGGAAACTGGCGAGCATCATCGCCGTCAGCGGGGCTGTCGCACTCGTACTCAGCGGCTGCGCGGCGGGCAACGGAAACACCGGAACAGATGGCGGCGAGACGTCGCAGGAGACCAAGGCGACAGACCACAACCCGCAGTCGCGCGAGAACCTGAAGGAGGGGGGCGAAGTCCGCTTCGCCATCAACGAGATCACTCCGCAGATGAACATCGGGAACAGCGACGCGTCCGCTGACACGGTGCGTCTTGCGGCCTGGTACACGCCGCAGGTTCTCCTCATCGACCCAGACGGCACGGTCAAGCCGAATCCGGCGTACCTCGACTCGTGGGAGATCGAGACAAAGGAC
This genomic window contains:
- a CDS encoding DUF1990 family protein; protein product: MRRGTFRDDTVDYAAVGATHAPDLMHYPPERSIPAEESWRIGSGAERFQTAGEALLSWTAQRAAGLSVDDLRPAPGPAYAGVSFDAEGNPIAPSKRDVEPRYDAEGTPFVGAGMTLHLKGRVGGMRADSELRVISVTEETRRIGFVLGTVGGSVVSGEESFDVEWREDTDEVWFTVRAFDRPNSLLYRVLPVLVKRRRRELFARYLRAISPLYATPV
- the hrcA gene encoding heat-inducible transcriptional repressor HrcA; protein product: MVSERGLQVLRAIVQDYVETHEPVGSRSIVDRYSFGVSAATIRNDMALLEDEELIAAPHTSSGRVPTDKGYRVFVNHLAQLRPLSVAQRTAIESFLTAPTDLDDLMIRTVRVLTQLTGQVALAQYPSFARAHITHLELVALAPNRMLIVLVTDAGGVSQRMAALPVDVDEAETMMLRARLSALITGQAVSDAAERLQNLRGTTEERPDDAALHALAAVVEEELGEFRQERLVMAGAATLARREQDFRGSIHPLLEAIEEQVTLLRLMSEMVTDEHGLAASIGTENAPFGLGEASIVASNYAAPSGTARVGVMGPTRMDYPSNLAAARAVARYLSRMLDEDEAAR
- the hemW gene encoding radical SAM family heme chaperone HemW; this translates as MAGPLPLGDPAPPDGRLPADLPIDRAVPFSAYLHVPFCRVRCGYCDFNTYTSSELRGAKQEDYASTLIAEIEMARRVLAEADALRPMDTVFFGGGTPTLLPAGDLARMLGAAASAFGLAADAEITVEANPDTVTPEVARTLADAGVTRLSIGMQSAVPHVLAALDRTHQPDNVRTAVAAAKAAGLAVSVDLIYGAPGESLSDWEASLDAALELDSEHISAYALIIEDGTKLARQIRRGEVPTPDDDLQADMYELADARLAAAGFDWYEVSNWARRSPASGTSEENRSRHNLAYWRGSDWWGFGPGAHSHVAGLRWWNVKHPAAYAQRLAASESPAAGIERPDDESRLLERILLLSRIREGISIDTIPLANRTRVAGLIADGLVDPTAAIGGRIQLTLRGRLLADAVVRELTD
- the lepA gene encoding translation elongation factor 4, with the protein product MSPRALTPLQPASTPAAQIRNFCIIAHIDHGKSTLADRMLQITGVVSDRDMRAQYLDRMDIERERGITIKSQAVRMPWQIDGETFALNMIDTPGHVDFTYEVSRSLAACEGAILLVDAAQGIEAQTLANLYLALENDLNIIPVLNKIDLPAADPEKYAKELASLIGGKPEDVLRVSGKTGVGVEELLDRIVQEIPAPVGDADAPARAMIFDSVYDAYRGVITYVRMVDGSLSPRERIQMMSTGANHEALEVGVSSPEPSPSKGLGVGEVGYLITGVKDVRLSKVGDTVTTARKPSDQPLPGYTDPKPMVFSGLYPIDGSDYGELREALDKLKLSDASLAYEPETSVALGFGFRCGFLGLLHLEIITERLEREFGLDLITTAPSVIYEVLTSDTGETVTVTNPSEYPDGRIGSVSEPMVKAAILLPKDYVGTVMELCQTRRGTLLGMEYFSEERVELRYNMPLGEIVFDFFDQLKSKTQGYASLDYEPSGQQEADLVKVDILLQGEKVDAFSSIVHREKAYAYGTMMAERLRKLIPRQQFEVPIQAAIGARIIARETIRAIRKDVLAKCYGGDITRKRKLLEKQKEGKKRMKMVGRVEVPQEAFIAALSGDVDGKDKK
- a CDS encoding ABC transporter ATP-binding protein, translated to MTITPTSTVLSVRDLHVSFPSEAGRVDAVRGVSFDLEAGKTLGIVGESGSGKSVTSLAIMGLLDDNAKISGSIVFDGQELLGKTDKQMSMIRGNGMTMVFQDPLTSLTPVFTIGDQLIEALTVHRKLSKRESWERSVELLSVVGIPEPQKRMKSFPHEFSGGMRQRVVIAIAMANNPKLIICDEPTTALDVTIQAQILDLIEKAQTETGAAVIMITHDMGVVARTADDVIVMYAGKPVEHAESRELFHRPRMPYAIGLLGAIPRIDKTEKEPLVPIKGNPPLLIGLADACPFADRCPIVLDACRAKEPELLPVVTGTSAPHSAACIRSHEIEGAGMIGGLPVYPVPRVPESELTRTPREQRPATLEVRNMNKTFALMKGAVFKRKVGEVHAVKGISFDVREGETMAIVGESGSGKTTTLLQIMDFAPQDDGDIVIAGTSVSDLKGGRQERALRRDIQIVFQDPMAALDPRMTVADIIAEPMIAIGMSRAESHVRVQELMDLVGLNPAHLDRFPSAFSGGQRQRIGIARALSTNPKVVVLDEPVSALDVSIQAGIINLLDELKVKLGLSYLFVAHDLSVVRHIADRVAVMYLGEFVEHGDVNDVFDSPQHPYTRALLSAIPVPDPDIERTRHRVVFDAETMTTRPVAS
- a CDS encoding ABC transporter permease, which gives rise to MSTEMIDPTVHPTDMPDAPIVARRKRMSVFALYSRRFMRNRPAVVGVVIFIALVLFSIVGPLIARYDHITLDFLNLGTPPSADHWFGTTPAGNDLFAQVAIGLQRSLMIALTVSIGTTVISAVVGTSAAYFGGFVERSTLLVIHFLMVIPTFLILALVSDSAGGDWRVIALALIFVGWFFQARVIWTMALSLREREYVHAARYMGVRGMKIVMRHLLPNIGSLLVINFTLGVVAAVITETGLSFIGFGVKIPDVSLGSLIGNGANTITSAPWIFYFPATALTLLTVSMALVADGLRDALDPTSAAGGRA
- a CDS encoding ABC transporter permease → MIKYLVRRALGWLLMIVVATNVTYFLAWAFLDPRSNYVGRRPPLSPDEITQTLEPLGLSDTVPLAVRWWDWFSGIIFRWDWGKSPVGQSVNEQIAYRMWISGELVLGATVIGAALGIALGVYTASRQYKVADRIGQATSIITMNIPIVVAALGIVLLAIAFNDWLGVRVFYVTGAGGRDIDGFFPYIIDKLQHLTLPTLAMVITGYANYHLLQRSLLLDNIKADYVRTARAKGLTKQQAIRKHALRPSLIPVATQLAFTIPTVFTGAILTETIFGWNGMGKYFVDTINKNDIHGVVAIAAFGAVLTAIGAILSDAAVVVLDPRVRVS